Genomic segment of Pseudomonadales bacterium:
ATGATGCCGAGCAATATCAACAAGCGGCTGATCTGTTCGATAGCAAAGAGTGGCAAGGCATTGCGCAATATCAGGCGGGCAATTTCCCTGCGGCTATCAATGCGCTTAAAGGTTCACAAACTCTACGCGGAAAATACAACCTCGCTAACGCCTATGCTCAGAACCGAGAGTTTGATCAAGCGATTCGTCTTTATGAGGATGTGCTTACGCAAGATCCAAACCACGAAGATGCACAGCACAACCTGAATATTGTCAGACAGCAGCAACAGCAACAGCAACAGCAACAGCAACAGCAACAGCACCAGCAACAGCAACAGCAACAGCAACAGCAACAGCAACAGCAACAGCAACAAAAGTCTGGCGATGACAGCTCATCAGCGCAAGAGAATTCTTCTCCATCTGAGCAAGATCCTTCGTCAAATGAGCCATCCTCTGACAACCAATCTGATCAACAGCCCTCTCAAACCCCTGAACAAAATCAGGAAGAGACTGGCGAACAACAAAAGCAACAAACCTCGAGTTCCAATTCTGATCAGCAACAACAAGAGCAACAGCAGGAGAAACAACCGCAAGGCGCACCAAAGCCGGAACAAGCACCAGAGCAGCAAAAC
This window contains:
- a CDS encoding tetratricopeptide repeat protein; this encodes DAEQYQQAADLFDSKEWQGIAQYQAGNFPAAINALKGSQTLRGKYNLANAYAQNREFDQAIRLYEDVLTQDPNHEDAQHNLNIVRQQQQQQQQQQQQQQHQQQQQQQQQQQQQQQQQKSGDDSSSAQENSSPSEQDPSSNEPSSDNQSDQQPSQTPEQNQEETGEQQKQQTSSSNSDQQQQEQQQEKQPQGAPKPEQAPEQQNKTATPPQSAAEQEQNLEHIDPALRKLEQVESARDPSRLLRAQMMLQAQQKQPPQNTGKKW